GGCTCGTCATCGCGACCAAATTCGGCTTCAAATTCGACGGCAGCCAGATCGTCGGCGTCGACGGCTCGCCCGCCAACGCCCGCGCCGCGTGCGAGGGTTCGCTCCAGCGGCTCGGCATCGACACGATCGACCTTTTCTACCAGCACCGCGTCGACCCGTCGGTTCCGATCGAGGAGACCGTCGGCGGCATGATGGAGCTGGTGAAGGAAGGCAAGGTGCGCCACATCGCGCTTTCCGAAGCCGGCGCCGACACGATCCGCCGCGCCGCCAAGGCTGCGCCGATCACCGCGCTGCAAAGCGAATATTCGATCTGGGAGCGCGATGTCGAGGACGACATCCTCGGCGCGTGCCGCGACAATGGCATCGGCTTCGTCCCCTATTCGCCGCTCGGCCGCGGCTTCCTCGCGGGCGCGGTGCGCAGCCGTGACGAGCTTCCGGAGAATGACTGGCGCCGAAACGACCCGCGTTATTCGGACGAAAACCTCCCCGCCAATCTTGCCATCGTCGATGCGATCGGCGCGGTCGCGGACAAGCATGGCGTATCAAAGGCGCAGGTAGCGCTCGCCTGGCTGCTCGCACAGGGCGACGACATCGTCCCCATTCCCGGCACCAAGCGCCGCGCGACGATGGAAGACAGCGTGGCCGCTGCCGAGGTCACGCTGACCACCGACGACCTCGCCGCAATCGATGCAGCCGCGCCCAAGGGCGGAACGAGCGGCCCGCGCTATGGCGAAATGGGGATGCGGATGGTGCGGCTTTAGGCACCCAGTCGGAGGGGCAGCTTTCGACCGGTTGCTGCCGTTGCAGGTGTGTGCCCCGGCGAAGGCCGGGGTCCAGAGCGCAACG
This sequence is a window from Sphingopyxis sp. USTB-05. Protein-coding genes within it:
- a CDS encoding aldo/keto reductase; the encoded protein is MKYRKLGHGLEVSAIGIGCMPMIKGGNILYGEAADLDESTRTIHRAIDLGVTFFDTAQIYGPFSNEELLGEAIKGKRDGLVIATKFGFKFDGSQIVGVDGSPANARAACEGSLQRLGIDTIDLFYQHRVDPSVPIEETVGGMMELVKEGKVRHIALSEAGADTIRRAAKAAPITALQSEYSIWERDVEDDILGACRDNGIGFVPYSPLGRGFLAGAVRSRDELPENDWRRNDPRYSDENLPANLAIVDAIGAVADKHGVSKAQVALAWLLAQGDDIVPIPGTKRRATMEDSVAAAEVTLTTDDLAAIDAAAPKGGTSGPRYGEMGMRMVRL